ctgctggcagggggaggggctgcacgAGGGCTGGCAGCAGGGGGAGGAGTCCCCAGAGCAGACGGGCACACAGGAGACGGGCACACAGCTCACGGGCTCGCAGCAGAGGGTCACACGGCTGGGCTGCTGGCAGGGgttggaggagcagcaggacggCTGGCAGCTAGACTGCTGGCAGCACAGGGGCGTGCAGGAGCTGGTGCACACTGACTGGCAGCTCCCTGGGGTGCAGACGAGGGTCACAGAgggggctggggcacagcagcTGGGGGCACAGCAGGGGGGTTCACAGTAGCTTTCCTGGCCATTGTCCACTTGCCAGGAGCAGCCAGTGCAGGCACTTGGTGAGCAGGCCCGGCTGCCACAGCTCCGGTCGCTGGAGCAGATGGACACGGTGGACGCAGCTAGCACGCAGGtcctggtgcagcaggtgtcagccatGCTGGGGCAGGAGGCTTGTGTGAGctgagtgtgagtgagtgtgagtaTGAGGGAGGGTGTCTGTGGGTGCTCCGGGCTGTGGGGTTTTATACCCTCATCCCATGTTTTCCTCACGGGTATCCCAAGCCTTCTCCTTCCTTGTTGTTGCtcagattgggttcctggttcccCTCATTAGCTTACCCGTGAGCTGTTTGGCGCAGTGCCCAGCACGCCGAGtatggggtgggggctggtggcTGGCAGGGCTGTCCAGAAACcctggctcctcttcctgtctgcctTTTCTAAGGTCTTCGTTTTGGCATATTTTGCACCAACAggtgccccaccccctgccacctgctccacCTGTAGACTTGGGGGTGTCCGTCTGTCCCCCAGTGTGTCTCCCTCCCGGCCCATCCCCAACACTGCTCTCAGCCCTCCTTGTGTCATAACTGCTGGTGTGCGAGCTTTATCATGGGAGTTGTCAGCTTTGGATGTGATCTCCTGCTTCACAGCAGCTCCATGGACAGCCCTGGCCTGCCTGCGCCTAGAAAGCAGTGAGACCCCTGCGACTGGGAGATCAGTCCCCGGGGCCTGGGTTACGCTGGTCAGGTGACTGCCATTCATCCCAGGTCGCTGGTGCAGCCTTGTCCGCTCGTGTGTTTTCCTTGTTGGGGTTCCCAGTGGCTCCCTCTGTGTATTTCCTTGCTTTTCCGTGTACCTCCCATTAAACCCTCCCTGAACTCTGGCCGACTCACCCACGCTCCACTCGAGTCTGATGAATCAGGGGATGCTCCA
Above is a genomic segment from Lepus europaeus isolate LE1 chromosome 2, mLepTim1.pri, whole genome shotgun sequence containing:
- the LOC133777342 gene encoding keratin-associated protein 10-8-like is translated as MADTCCTRTCVLAASTVSICSSDRSCGSRACSPSACTGCSWQVDNGQESYCEPPCCAPSCCAPAPSVTLVCTPGSCQSVCTSSCTPLCCQQSSCQPSCCSSNPCQQPSRVTLCCEPVSCVPVSCVPPSRVTLCCRPVSCVPVCPRPSCCQPSPCPSSCCRPSSCVSLLCRPVCRPACCVPAPSCQPSCCRPASCVSLLCRPACSRPACCGLSSGQSCC